One Dictyostelium discoideum AX4 chromosome 3 chromosome, whole genome shotgun sequence genomic region harbors:
- a CDS encoding AAA ATPase domain-containing protein, whose amino-acid sequence MKNIKLEDIKKSINENVGGLGNTISFIVDKINDLFNLDGLDIIGNIIINDDGNDDQFYPCNILINGRSGIDDGDTEKLIESIFNTASSQSPFVLVFEEIDSISQIRNDSLGYIEQRVVSNFLTLLENNSKKRSVFVIGVTSRIESIDTAFFSIGKFDSVLNLPIPSPNDRKEILYLLFKKFPNFKNNEIHYKELSEYLGECTHGYVGSDLNSLCKEAILVNIKRNDCHDYNLIEKFDFNKAFELVKPSILNQYKLPTIGYGDGGGNGNGNGFNEIGGLDEIIEKIKSSILTPMLNKSVLDRLGIKSPSGVLLYGPPGNGKSLIARAIASSSPNINFISISSTDIIDPVVGASEKNLSKLFKTLRESSPCILFLDQVEVLAKLRGFDDSSEQSSDRLLSCLLTEIDGIYGGGGSGNNNNNNNSNQSIVLAATTRIDLLDPSILRPGRFDYHIEIPNPNKEARLDIFKKITKSMPLDESVDFIQLSELTQGFNGADINNLCKETALLALRNDININNISMSNFLDALKFTKSSSTK is encoded by the exons atgaaaaacataaaattAGAAGATATAAAGAAATCGATCAATGAAAATGTAGGAGGATTGGGTAAtacaatttcatttatagttgataaaattaatgatttatttaatttagatGGATTGGATATAATtggaaatattattattaatgatgatggtaatgatgatCAATTCTACCCATGTAATATACTAATAAATGGAAGATCAGGAATtg atgatgGAGATactgaaaaattaattgaaagtaTATTCAATACAGCAAGTAGTCAATCACCATTTGTTTTAGTTTTTGAAGAgattgattcaatttcacAAATTAGAAATGATTCATTAGGGt atATTGAACAAAGAGtagtttcaaattttttaacattattagaaaataatagtaagAAAAGATCAGTATTTGTAATTGGTGTAACATCAAGAATTGAATCTATAGATACAGCGTTCTTTTCAATTGGAAAATTTGATtcagttttaaatttaccaataCCTTCACCAAATGatagaaaagaaattttatatttattatttaaaa aatttccaaattttaaaaataatgaaatacaTTATAAAGAGTTATCAGAATATTTGGGAGAATGTACACATGGTTATGTAGGTTCAgatttaaatagtttatGTAAAGAAGCTATTTTAGtgaatattaaaagaaatgatTGTCatgattataatttaattgaaaaattcgATTTTAATAAAGCATTTGAGCTTGTAAAACCCTcgatattaaatcaatataaattaCCAACCATTGGTTATGgagatggtggtggtaatggtaatggtaatgggtTCAATGAAATTGGTGGATTAgatgaaataattgaaaaaatcaaatcatcAATATTAACACCAATGTTGAATAAGAGTGTATTGGATAGGTTAGGTATTAAATCGCCAAGTGGAGTATTATTATATGGACCACCTGGAAATGGTAAAAGTTTAATTGCTCGTGCAATTGCATCATCATCGCcaaatataaatttcatATCAATCTCATCAACTGATATCATTGATCCAGTGGTTGGAGCAAGTGAAAAAAAcctttcaaaattattcaaaactTTACGTGAAAGTTCACCTTGTATTTTATTCTTGGATCAAGTGGAAGTTTTAGCAAAATTAAGAGGTTTTGATGATTCTTCTGAACAATCATCTGATCGTTTATTATCATGTCTTTTAACTGAAATTGATGGTATttatggtggtggtggtagtggtaacaacaacaataataataatagcaatcaatcaattgtaTTAGCAGCAACAACTCgtattgatttattagatCCATCAATACTTAGACCTGGTAGATTTGATTATCATATTGAAATACCAAATCCAAATAAAGAAGCACGTTtagatattttcaaaaaaataactaaATCAATGCCATTGGATGAAAGTGTAGATTTCATTCAATTATCAGAATTAACTCAAGGTTTCAATGGTGcagatattaataatctttGTAAAGAAACTGCTTTATTAGCATTAagaaatgatattaatataaataatatttcaatgtcaaattttttagatgctttaaaatttacaaaatctTCAtctacaaaataa
- the mfap1 gene encoding microfibrillar-associated protein 1-like protein, with translation MSVASRIRDKLKNNLESSGGHSVVTSGTKVIRYRAGQRPDYAEAEDDQDSHFSNIQNQKSIKEAETNDPRLARFKNRSSNQDEPQSVEERKASRRRHHDDDNDNDTTTTTTTTTSRRIQKTEIIKEDDDNNNNNNNDTKKDHNDDDEDDDRRRRAKERYLKKKEEEEQKQKELEEKQQPFKDIEGESEEEGSSEYETDSEEDDEDEYWDQPPIFRPTFIKKDDRGTIKTDEQWEKEEQEQQAQLEREKEQRKIEAHRKLKDELDRDRKEQEAKELEQKEEEEYDDDEDQDGSKKLLWIQRELERVRLEIHTRLLAEFEKKEFARRRAMTDDQILKEDPSRSRTNIDNSQKKQLKFLQRDYHRGAFFQDDEYIKNKDFSAPTGEDKFNRELLPKVMQVKNFGKAGRTKYTHLKDQDTTEKDSLWNTNYNNKKKYNNNNNNSNSNSSNNNRDYNYRDRDNRS, from the coding sequence atgtCAGTTGCATCAAGGATAAGagataaattaaagaataatttAGAGAGTAGTGGTGGACATTCAGTAGTTACAAGTGGTACAAAAGTAATTAGATATAGAGCAGGTCAAAGACCAGATTATGCAGAAGCGGAAGATGATCAAGATAgtcatttttcaaatattcaaaatcaaaaatcaattaaagaagcAGAAACAAATGATCCGAGATTAgctagatttaaaaataggtCTTCAAATCAAGATGAACCACAATCTGTTGAAGAAAGAAAAGCAAGTAGAAGAAGACatcatgatgatgataatgataatgataccaccaccacaactacaaccactACATCAAGAAGAATACAAAAAACAGAGATTAtaaaagaagatgatgataataataataataataataatgatacaaAAAAGGAtcataatgatgatgatgaagatgatgatagaagaagaagagcaaaagaaagatatttaaagaaaaaagaagaagaagaacaaaaacaaaaagaattagaagagaaacaacaaccatttaaagatattgaagGTGAAAGTGAAGAAGAGGGTAGTAGTGAATATGAAACAGATTCAGAAGAGGATGATGAGGATGAATATTGGGATCAACCACCAATATTTAGACCaacatttataaaaaaagatgataGAGGTACAATTAAAACTGATGAACAATGGGAGaaagaagaacaagaacagCAAGCTCAATTGGAGAGAGAGAAAGAACAAAGAAAAATCGAAGCTCatagaaaattaaaagatgaaTTAGATAGGGATAGAAAAGAGCAAGAAGCTAAAGAATTGGAACaaaaagaagaggaagagtatgacgatgatgaagatCAAGATGGTagtaaaaaactattatggATTCAAAGAGAATTGGAGCGTGTTAGATTGGAGATTCATACTCGTCTATTGGCagaatttgaaaagaaagaatttgCAAGAAGAAGAGCAATGACCGATGACCAAATCCTTAAAGAGGATCCATCTCGTTCGCGAACAAACATTGATAACTCACAaaagaaacaattgaaattcCTTCAAAGAGATTACCATCGTGGTGCTTTCTTTCAAGATGACGagtatattaaaaataaagatttctCTGCACCAACTGGTGAAGATAAATTCAATCGTGAACTATTACCAAAAGTAATGCAAGTTAAAAACTTTGGTAAAGCAGGTAGAACTAAATATACTCATTTAAAAGATCAAGATACAACTGAAAAAGATTCATTATGGAatacaaattataataataaaaaaaaatataataataataataataatagtaatagtaatagtagtaataataatagagaCTATAACTATAGGGATAGAGATAATAGGTCCTAA
- the rfc5 gene encoding replication factor C subunit, with protein sequence MEIDMADKTNKFKTDIERKQFESLPWVEKYRPKNLDDLIAHEDITQTITKLIDNNTLPHLLFYGPPGTGKTSTIQAIARKLYGDNYSRMVLELNASDDRGIDVVREQIKTFASSMFFFNTTVPYKLIILDEADSMTNIAQTALRRVIEKYTKTTRFCIVCNYVIKIIPALQSRCTRFRFSPLPTPPTEIRLKEIIEKENVKVDSKAMNAVLELGCGDMRKCLNILQSVSMSSIDNNITEEAIYKCTGYPMPSDIELMVDWLLNSDYEEAFQNISDLKKKKGLSLNDIIATLQKFVVQIDLDNVILCKLLSHLSDIEYNLSIGSSEKLQLGSLVGCFQLSRDDELLHN encoded by the exons ATGGAAATAGATATGGCagataaaacaaataaatttaaaacagaTATAGAAAGAAAACAGTTTGAAAGTTTACCTTGGGTAGAAAAATATAGACCAAAGAATTTAGATGATTTAATTGCACATGAAGATATTACACAAACAA ttacaaaattaatagataataatacattaCCACATTTACTATTTTATGGACCACCGGGTACAGGTAAAACATCAACTATTCAAGCAATTGCAAGAAAATTATATGGTGATAATTACTCTAGAATGGTGTTAGAATTAAATGCATCTGATGATCGTGGTATTGATGTTGTCAGAGAACAAATTAAGACATTTGCAAGTTCAATGTTCTTTTTTAA tacAACAGTAccatataaattaattattttagatGAAGCAGATTCAATGACAAATATTGCACAAACAGCATTAAGAAGAGTAATTGAAAAGTATACAAAAACAACTAGATTTTGTATAGTTTGTAATtatgttattaaaattataccTGCTTTACAATCAAGATGTACAAGATTTAGATTTAGTCCATTACCAACTCCACCAACTGAAATtagattaaaagaaattattgaaaaggaaaa TGTTAAAGTTGATAGTAAAGCAATGAATGCAGTATTAGAATTAGGATGTGGTGATATGAgaaaatgtttaaatatattacaaTCAGTATCAATGTCTTCAATAGATAACAACATTACAGAAGAAGCAATCTATAAATGTACAGGTTATCCAATGCCATCTGATATTGAATTGATGGTTGATTGGTTATTAAATAGTGATTACGAAGAAgcttttcaaaatattagtgatttaaaaaagaaaaaaggtTTATCATTGAATGATATCATCGCAACACTTCAAAAATTCGTCGTTCAAATTGATTTGGATAATGTTATcctttgtaaattattatctcaTTTATCAGATATCGAATATAATCTATCAATTGGTTCCTCTGAGAAATTACAATTAGGTTCTTTAGTTGGTTGTTTTCAATTGTCAAGggatgatgaattattacataattaa
- a CDS encoding DDT domain-containing protein produces MPLHGKDPFELNKTRVKSGEEYFVIKFTKEHFKRYKDYIDRYELYRQKIWTCSITGKQNLTFEEALLSEKNASEKVSKVSELLLPHCLEFIQYKEITLEEMTNQLYEFLLMNYYPGEIVSFKKANVKYTGRIIELLENYNESDEQSDNEQQKKSSSSSSTTTTTTTPTTPPTTTTTTSSSINALSAIPIPKKEIKLQLYSDDENEEEDEKNNGDTSSDKKGEKEKEKEKEKEKEKEKEKEKEKEKEKEKEKEKEKDSDTKSVRKYVDPRKKLDSIKKYYKIYVDSQGKNFIINIKDIQKREPPIFKPMVKDTIKTVAKKTKHLGGFWEVEPELIKKYNLEGLKIPSSVRKEVEQHLKRKRIADGEILEDTEEESVDIESNDNSNSNGNSNSNNNLDSSDESETERKRKRPKYPIEDQDVDRENEETGKENERPIASSDFFCLSNTFGDFLMVWHFLNHFEKVLLLSPFPLDDFEMAIQHHTETNILVESHIRLMKTIFTLPSYSSGTPKKTFGGKAITDRNWLATLRAYFQNEVKRIAIEEKEKQEKLKQLEEQNIRMLNLANELPGSDDEDDEMKLDEDGNEIKKDVEMKDNDGTKDTKKDDEENEEEEEEEEEEEEEVASDEGEEEWKEENEIITSADANTICKVLKKKNYFKLSVEERIYILAYLVKQTIASEKIRKHLEKNVELGNEVKQEKKGIILEEKQLKQDDAAAAAEDDDENNEDDEEQQQQEVKKPKGAKQKKPITPVVEKEIEKLEKKLEILDEKLEKYSTRLESLGRDRNYRNYWYWYQLPSKIYVENENGGWEYYSSKKELDDLIKYLDNRGIRERKLLFNIKPKYDFIVSQLEKKNKEIIEQIQFESKRSQRIKQLYTEKSYISWENKYDY; encoded by the exons atgCCACTTCATGGAAAAGATCcctttgaattaaataaaactagAGTAAAATCTGGTGAAGAATATTTCGTTATTAAATTCACAAAAGaacattttaaaagatataa gGATTATATTGATAGATATGAGTTATATAGACAAAAGATTTGGACATGTTCAATTACAGGtaaacaaaatttaacaTTTGAAGAAGCATTATTAAGTGAAAAGAATGCTTCTGAAAAAGTTTCAAAAGTGtctgaattattattaccacatTGTTTAGAATTTATTCAATATA aGGAAATTACACTTGAAGAAATGACAAATCAATTATATGAATTTttattgatgaattattatccAGGTGAAATtgtatcttttaaaaaagcaAATGTTAAATATACTGGAAGAATCATAGAATTATTGGAAAACTATAATGAATCTGATGAACAATCAGATAATGAACAACAAaagaaatcatcatcatcttcttcaacaacaacaacaacaacaacaccaactacaccaccaacaacaaccaccacaacatcAAGTTCAATCAATGCATTATCAgcaataccaataccaaagaaagaaattaaattacaattgtatagtgatgatgaaaatgaagaagaggatgaaAAAAACAATGGTGACACCTCTTCTGATAAAAAAggtgaaaaagaaaaagaaaaagaaaaagaaaaagaaaaagaaaaagaaaaagaaaaagaaaaagaaaaagaaaaagaaaaagagaaagaaaaagaaaaagaaaaagatagtGATACTAAATCAGTTAGAAAATATGTTGATCCAAGAAAGAAAttagattcaattaaaaaatattataaaatttatgttGATTCTCAAGgtaaaaactttattatcaatattaaagaTATCCAAAAGAGAGAACCACCAATCTTTAAACCAATGGTAAAAGATACCATTAAAACTGTagcaaaaaaaacaaaacatcTTGGTGGTTTTTGGGAGGTTGAAccagaattaattaaaaagtatAATTTAGAGGGTTTGAAAATACCATCATCTGTAAGGAAAGAGGTTGAAcaacatttaaaaagaaaaagaattgcAGATGGAGAAATACTTGAAGATACTGAAGAGGAAAGTGTAGATATTGAGAGTAATGATAAcagtaatagtaatggtaatagtaatagtaataataatttagatagTAGTGATGAATCAGAAACtgaaagaaagagaaagaggcCAAAATATCCAATTGAGGATCAAGATGTTGATCGAGAGAATGAAGAAACAGGTAAAGAAAATGAACGTCCAATTGCATCTTCAGATTTCTTTTGTTTATCAAATACTTTTGGTGACTTTTTAATGGTCTGGCATTTTCTTAATCATTTTGAAAAGGTGCTACTCTTATCACCTTTCCCATTGGACGATTTTGAAATGGCAATTCAACATCATACAGAAACCAATATCTTGGTGGAATCTCATATTCGTTTAATGAAAACCATCTTCACTTTACCATCATATTCAAGTGGAACACCAAAGAAAACCTTTGGTGGCAAAGCCATTACCGATCGTAATTGGTTAGCAACACTCAGAGCATACTTTCAAAATGAAGTTAAAAGAATTGCAATcgaagaaaaagagaaacaagagaaattaaaacaattggaAGAACAAAATATTAGAATGTTAAATTTAGCAAATGAATTACCAGGTTCTGATGATGAAGACGATGAAATGAAATTAGATGAAGatggtaatgaaattaaaaaagatgttGAAATGAAAGATAATGATGGAACTAAAGATACTaaaaaagatgatgaagagaatgaagaagaggaggaagaagaggaagaagaagaagaagaagttgCATCTGATGAAGGTGAAGAAGAATGgaaagaagaaaatgaaattattacatCTGCAGATGCAAATACAATTTGTAaagttttaaagaaaaagaattattttaaacTCTCTGTTGAAGAAAGAATTTACATTCTCGCTTATTTAGTTAAACAAACTATCGCATCTGAAAAGATTCGTAAACATTTGGAAAAGAATGTTGAATTGGGTAATGAAGTTAAACAAGAGAAAAAAGGTATCATCTTAGaggaaaaacaattaaaacaagatGATGCTGCCGCTGCTGctgaggatgatgatgaaaataatgaagatgatgaagaacaacaacaacaagaagttAAAAAACCAAAGGGTGCTAAACAAAAGAAACCAATTACTCCTGTCGtagaaaaagaaatcgaAAAGCtagaaaagaaattagagATTTTAGATGAAAAGTTGGAGAAATATTCCACACGTTTAGAATCACTTGGAAGAGATAGAAACTATAGAAactattggtattggtatcaATTGCCAAGTAAAATTTatgttgaaaatgaaaatggtggTTGGGAATACTACTCTAGTAAGAAGGAGTTGGATGACCTCATCAAGTATTTGGATAATAGAGGTATTCGTGAAAGAAAGCTtttattcaatattaaaCCAAAATATGATTTCATTGTTAGTCAATTagagaaaaagaataaagaaattatcgaacaaattcaatttgaaTCAAAAAGATCTCAACGTATTAAACAACTTTATACTGAAAAATCCTATATATCTTGggaaaataaatatgattattaa
- a CDS encoding N2227-like domain-containing protein — protein MTKNKSKNKSNNSNISNNNNNNNNNNNNNNNNNNNNNNNNNNNNNNNNNNNNNNNNKNGESQLKNKNKNISENQHIYDKHNHDHSHDHNHDYDDNNEDDEEKEELEHYQLIVSTLLNYSQYSLHWVKDMQDFFHYKLSEDEKKLLPNYNAKMEALARAVLVNSQFLKKIGNEHCNIFSQSSDNSANSERIVDPTNLDHIKIDYFMMDQLKSTIRQLVREWSEEGKLERDQAFEPIKQQLLEIYGHIPFQERSKIRVYSPGAGLGRLCLEIASLGFSSQGIEYSFMMLIVSNFMLNKVEKINEFKIHPYIHQTVNVLRDIDQLRTVTIPDVLSSELLPKNNPALEFSMSAGDFTKNIEENSFDCICTCFFIDTAPNILEYVDCISKILKPGGTWINFGPLLYHHAKKKDSIELSYEQLRYLICKKQFQFKKEEIRDAEYCSNQKSLLRSIYKCQFFVVINNKPT, from the exons AtgactaaaaataaatctaaaaataaatctaataatagtaatattagtaataataataataataataataataataataataataataataataataataataataataataataataataataataataataataataataataataataataataataataataataaaaatggggaatctcaattaaaaaataaaaataaaaatattagtgAAAATCAACATATATATGATAAACATAATCATGATCATAGTCATGATCATAATCATGattatgatgataataatgaagatgatgaagaaaaagaagagtTAGAACATTACCAATTAATTGTATCtactttattaaattattcacAATATTCATTACATTGGGTTAAAGATATGCAAGATTTCtttcattataaattaaGTGAAGACGAGAAAAAACTATTACCAAATTATAATGCAAAAATGGAGGCATTGGCAAGAGCAGTACTTGTGAATTCTcaattcttaaaaaaaattggtaatgAACATTGTAACATATTTTCACAATCATCAGATAATAGTGCTAATAGTGAAAGAATTGTAGATCCAACCAATTTAGATCACATTAAAATAGATTATTTCATGAtggatcaattaaaaagtaCAATTAGACAATTGGTTAGAGAATGGAGTGAAGAGGGTAAGCTTGAAAGAGATCAAGCATTCGAACCAATCAAACAACAACTTTTGGAAATATATGGCCATATACCATTTCAAGAAAGATCCAAAATTAGAGTTTATTCACCAGGTGCTGGATTAGGTCGTTTATGTTTGGAAATCGCTTCATTAGGTTTTTCTTCTCAAGGTATTGAATATTCCTTTATGATGTTAATAGTTTCAAATTTTATGTTAAATAA agttgaaaaaattaatgaatttaaaatccATCCATATATACATCAAACAGTAAATGTTTTAAGAGATATTGATCAATTAAGAACTGTAACGATACCAGATGTTTTATCAAGTGAATTGTTACCAAAGAATAATCCAGCATTAGAATTTTCAATGTCAGCAGGTGATTTCACAAAGAATATTGAAGAGAATTCATTCGATTGTATATGTACTTGCTTTTTTATTGATACAGCACCAAATATTTTGGAATATGTTGATtgtatttcaaaaattttaaaacctgGTGGAACTTGGATAAACTTTGGCCCACTATTATATCACCATGCTAAAAAAAAGGACTCAATCGAATTATCCTATGAACAATTACgttatttaatttgtaaaaaacaattccaatttaaaaaagaagagaTTAGAGATGCTGAATATTGTTCAAATCAAAAATCTTTATTAAgatcaatttataaatgtcaattttttgttgtaataaataataaacctacataa